The Sulfurovum riftiae genome segment GTCGCTGTTCCGGTTGGCATATTTTACGGCATTGGAGAGGTTGTTGTCAATGATGCGCTGTAATTCTATGTCAGAAAAGAATATACTGATGTCCGGCTCTATCTCGTAGACGATTCTGTGCCTGTTCCCCCTGGCGATCTCTTCAAAAAACTCTATGCGTTCTTCAAGGAAAAGCGAAAAGTCTATCCATCTCTTCTCATACACGAAACGGTCCTTTTTCACCATGTAGCTCAGGTCATCATAGATATTGGCGATCATCTTGCTTGCCGCTTCTATCTGGGAAAGGTATTTGTCCTCACCGTACTTTATCTTGTACATATCGATCTGCATCATAATGACCGCAAGCGGCGTGTTGATCTCATGTATGGAGTGCTTGATGAAACTGTCCTGCGCTTTCACGAGAGATTCGCTGAAACGCTTCTCCTGCTCCAGCTGCTTGTTCTTTCTGCTGATATCGCGTGTTTTCTGCTCCACCCTATTCTCAAGTGTCAGGTTGATCTCCCTAAGCTTTTTTTCACGTGTATGGATGCTGTCGACCATATTGTTGATGTATTGCACCATCTCCTTGAACTCCAGTAGGTGTATCTGCTCCGCATCGATGGTATTGTGCCTGGAAGCTGCCTGTTTGAAGAAGCCGGTAAAGGCGTCTATCTCCTTGCGGATGATGGAGTTGACCAGTGCGATACCGGCGAAGCCTATGCCCAGAAAGATGACGGTCAAGGTGAAGATCTCCATCATATATTTGACAAGCAGTCTCTTGAGCTTCTCTTTCCGTTCATAAATGAGCTTCTCGACTTCGTCGAGGTAGACACCCGTACCGACCATCCATTTCCAGGGTTTGAACGCCTGGGCATAGGAGATCTTGGGCGTGGAAACCCCTGTTCCCGGTTTGGTCCACATATACTTCACAAAACCGCCTTCGGGCTCCTGTGAAACCGTAATGAGGTCTTTGATCACCTCTACGCCGTTGGGGTCTTTGAAATCAAGCAGATTCTTTCCCTTGTTATTCAGATACAGAGGGTCGGAGAGATTGGTACCGTTAAAATCATAGATGAAGATATACCCGGTCCCGTCCTGCCGGCCATACAGCTGTTCTATGGCAGAAATGACCTGTGTCTTGAGCTCCTCTTCGGAGAGTTTGTTGTGCCAGTGTTCATAGGCATGGGAAATGAATTTCAACACCCTCTGTGTATCGAACTTTATACTGCTTTTCTGGTTCTCGATATACTGCTTTCGGATCGTATGCGACTTCTTCTCAAAATCGCTGTATTCGTCATAGACGACCAGTGCGGTAAAGAGTACAACGAAAAGAAAAACGATGAACATTCCCCAGATATAGATAGAGGTGATCGATCTGCTTTTGAAGAAGGAGTGTGTCATAAAAAGCTTGTCTGTTCTTTACGTATACGCAAAGCCTTTCGCTAAATTTCTATCGCTTAGTGATATAATACCAAAAAATCCATCAGCAGGCCCAAACCATGCACATCAAACCAGACTGTATCACCTGTATCATGAATCAGACACTCAAGGTATGTAAACTGCTTGAACTTGATGATACCACAGGCAAAAAACTTTTGGACAGTACCGCAGAGATCCTCATACAGCATGACCTTACCCATACCCCGCCACAGATTGCCAAAGAGACCTATGGGAAGATCGCTGAACTCACGGGCAATACCGACCCCGTGGCCAAAGCAAAAGCACACGCCACCCAACTGGCATTAAAGGTCGACACCTCTTTTGTCAAAACCCTGCACGATGCGGTCAAATTCGCTGTCATAGGCAATGTCATCGATTTCGGTGCACAGAAACAGCTCGATCTCGATGAGACCATACAGTCACACTTCCACCACCGTTTCGGCATCGACGATTTCAAAACATTCGAGAAGGAGCTCAAAACAGCAAAAACCCTGGTCTACATAGGAGACAACACAGGAGAGCATGTTTTCGACAAACTTCTCATCGAGACCATCAAAAAACAGTACGATATTGAGGTCTACTACTTTGTCAGAGGCACTCCCATCATCAACGATGTCACCGTAAAAGAAGCGGAGATCCTCCAAACCTGTGCAACCATCGTCGACACCGGCGTCCCTACTCCGGGCTACGACCTTGGCTATGCCAATGCTGCATCCAAAGCACTCTTCGAGAAAGCCGATGTCGTCCTGGCCAAAGGCATGGGCAATTACGAAAGCCTCTACGATGAGACCGACCGAAAGGTCTACTACCTTTTCATCATCAAATGCAATGTCGTCTCAGAAGCGATCGGAGAAGCAGAAG includes the following:
- a CDS encoding cache domain-containing protein; its protein translation is MTHSFFKSRSITSIYIWGMFIVFLFVVLFTALVVYDEYSDFEKKSHTIRKQYIENQKSSIKFDTQRVLKFISHAYEHWHNKLSEEELKTQVISAIEQLYGRQDGTGYIFIYDFNGTNLSDPLYLNNKGKNLLDFKDPNGVEVIKDLITVSQEPEGGFVKYMWTKPGTGVSTPKISYAQAFKPWKWMVGTGVYLDEVEKLIYERKEKLKRLLVKYMMEIFTLTVIFLGIGFAGIALVNSIIRKEIDAFTGFFKQAASRHNTIDAEQIHLLEFKEMVQYINNMVDSIHTREKKLREINLTLENRVEQKTRDISRKNKQLEQEKRFSESLVKAQDSFIKHSIHEINTPLAVIMMQIDMYKIKYGEDKYLSQIEAASKMIANIYDDLSYMVKKDRFVYEKRWIDFSLFLEERIEFFEEIARGNRHRIVYEIEPDISIFFSDIELQRIIDNNLSNAVKYANRNSDIEVSLKKENGNIVLSFLTHSKQIEDTKRIFEPFHQEEDVHGGFGLGLEIVRSICEKECVSVTVTSDSEITIFRYTFSSEKGKTNEDPVA
- a CDS encoding damage-control phosphatase ARMT1 family protein; its protein translation is MHIKPDCITCIMNQTLKVCKLLELDDTTGKKLLDSTAEILIQHDLTHTPPQIAKETYGKIAELTGNTDPVAKAKAHATQLALKVDTSFVKTLHDAVKFAVIGNVIDFGAQKQLDLDETIQSHFHHRFGIDDFKTFEKELKTAKTLVYIGDNTGEHVFDKLLIETIKKQYDIEVYYFVRGTPIINDVTVKEAEILQTCATIVDTGVPTPGYDLGYANAASKALFEKADVVLAKGMGNYESLYDETDRKVYYLFIIKCNVVSEAIGEAEGELIFTRH